The DNA region TATTCGATTTCCTCTTGTCGCAGTACATTATCCTTTcgattttattggaatttttataatatactctagaattgtttttttaatcaaacattCACATCATTACATGTTTCTCGATGAATGATAGAAAAACACCCTGAAAATTGTGGAATTTTGTCATTAACTATTCTACCACTATGTCATCTATGTAAGTCTGCTTTGAATAGTCCTCCTTTTACCGATatagtacttttttttactactatatatttatctttttttaaaaataatttgttttaataATAGCAAGAGCTATATTTCCCAATACTTATTTATTCCTAAAAATATCTCTACCAAAAGGTTTGATGATACCCCAACACCACTCATCCCTCTAAATTTGCCCTAAAAAACAAGCATTAAACTCTTCATCAATCATCACACATAGGTAGTACACATAAAAgcaattaattttgaaaaatctgTCACGCAaggaaataataattattatacattgATACTTTGTGACAAATGTTTGGTTCATAGTCCCCCTAGCTAACTGATTAACTCCAccattatataataaattattaaataaagcaaaaaaaataatgtttGCCCTAATAAAGAGTGGACAAATATACCTAAAAAGGGTGCTTGGGTTGTATTGTCACACCCCAAGTAAAAAGTCTATTTCTTGTCGTctaaaatccaaattaatataaacacCTAGACCTACAAAACACCTACATTGTATGAAATCTAAGGTACAAAAATGCAGCTCATTATCTGTTTAATTTGTGCCACATTTATTGGTATGTGACATTATTGATTTATTGCGTGTCACATTGCCATTTCCCATTGTTCTTGGATTGCCATCATAACAATATAATGGAACAAGGACATTTTGATATAGTTTTATATCTTTTATGTGGTTTATATGGATTGGAGTGTGATGTGGAAATAAACATCCCAAACTATGTTGTTGCATATTTGTCTCCTTCACGTGATTAGTACGAACAATGACGGATCGAGGTAGGATCGGTGGTCGACTAGTCACTGGTCTTATTTATGATCTGTGAAAGGCCTAAAAACTCCATCACACTTGGCCTTTGAAACTACAACCAATCCCACGGGGCAACAAATTCGCCCCAATCAACAGCGAATCCACATGAGAACAAGGGATCCTCTTATAACAAATCCATATTCATATGGTTAGAGAACTATTTTCACAAGCTAAGGGATTGTTATATATTTATTGCATCATAAACTGAAAAATGGAGCCACTGGCTCCAACCTTTTGGGATTGAGGTTCACTCTCGTTTTTCGATTGTCAtccaatgtcaacaacaattgcCACACCGCTTTTCGCCTTCTGATGTAGCCGACAACCTTTTTATTGTGTCCGACCTTACGAGTTCTATTTCCTATAATGTCATTAAGACGAGTTTATAAAATttacaatattaaatttaagaTCACTTTAGTTATTAAATGTTGTAAgtacaattttaaatttcatcAAGTACaaagcaattttttttaaaaaaaataaaaagatattgTATGCGTTATTTCCTGATTAAACAATCGATTTAACATAAGATCAACATGCCCAAAGTCGTTACTTGTTTTCTTTGAAAAAAAGCAAACTTCAtccaataatttataattataatttaatttcttcaaaAGACAATCAAATGCTTTCATATGAGTCGATCAATGTAATCTCAGCCtatgattaaaatatttaatgtgtATCAAACGAAATCATATGTTTGTTTGCACATGATTTGAAGCAACTTGTGAAATCAACTATATATGATTGAGACCTGTGTCTATAGAATATATATTAGATAATACAGTTgcaaaataagtaaaatattGCCCCACATGTTCAACAGGTTGAGTGTTAGACTAATCACTCTATGTATGattgagaaataaaataaacaaatactacATTTGAATTATTTGATCCTTGAAATCTCAATCTTCATACGAATTATTTGTTTTCAATCATTCTATAAGACTATAACCATCTTAGGAAGTCGATCACACATCGATTGCATATAACACATACtataatattttgttttcttctaattttatctaattaaaattatatctatagataaattagtatttttatgctaatattgtttttcttttaaatattactatttaaCCATTTAATTTCTCTGGCTAATTCATTTCTCCGTCTTTATATCTCTTTGTTTTAagattattagtattaaataaaaatataattttgggaatttgtTAAACTTGTGGTAAGTTGAGTTTAAATCAAAGAAAAGTCACTAAATAAAGTAGTATGAAATAGAGAtatgatcaaatgcaaactctaaatattgtacaaactccaaattatgTTCTAaaccgttagaaaatatcatcagatgataaaataatagcaacaaaaaatatcaacacagtgtcaatggttgacgttgtgttgacattcacattgtgttgacattgtgttgaaaagtttggagtttgtaccatatatgagtttgcattttatcactacccgtATGAAATATCTACTAACTTCTACTGTGAAATTTCTGGCTCCGCATTTGTATTTGGGAAACAATCAATCAAGCCAAAAACACAAAAGTTTACACATACAATGATTCAAACAATAACATTAACAACTTGAAATAAACCACaccaaaacaaaacacaaattctTCTCAGCACCACATTTATAAACTTCAAGAAACTCTGACTTTTGAAATGTGTGCAATCTCACTCCAAAGCTCCCCACTCTCCTTGTTGTACAGCCGATGCAGCACGGGGCAGCCGTCGATCCGCAGCTTCCTCAACATCGAGCCACGGAGGAGGAGCGCCGGCAGCGCCTTCACCTTGCCACATTGCGAGATCTTCATGCAACGGAGACGAGGCATCGCAGCGCCCCCCACGCTCACATCCCACTCCTCCCACCTCTCCATCCTCGAAATCTTTAGCTTCTTTAACGCCGGGAAGGCCAGCGTGGCACCCCCATTCGCCCGCGCCCCCAACGAGTCGAAATCAAGGCACTTCATAGAGTTCAGCCCCTCCAAATGAAGCGTCACGAGCAACGGGAGCGAGGCCAGAGGAGGCAGAGCGGCGCAGTTTGGGCAGTCTTGAAGGATGATCCTCTGCAGCTTAGTGAGATTCATGATCCATCGAGGAAGGCTCATGCCCCCGTACGACGTGATCTGCAGCGACTCGAGATTCTCGGGCGCCTCAAGCGCCTCGATCACCTCATATTGGCTATCATCACTCTTGATCAAAGGGCTGAAGTCCATCTCAAGATCAGAGAGGCGCGCCTTGTTCCTCAGCTCGGCCTTCTTCGCCTCAGCCGCGCCTGCTGCAAACCCGAGCCCCTCGATCTTCAGACAACCGCGTAGATTGTTCAGACTCTTTAACTCCACAAGCCCACAAGCAGCATTGCTTCTGTCATTCATGATGATGAATTTGTTCAATGTTTGAAGTGAGGCCAACTCTGCTATTCCCTTTGGCAGCATCTTGAGGCTACTAGTCCTGTCGATCTCGAGGTGTCGAAGATTCGTCAGTTTCTCGATTTTCGAGGGCAATCTACGGAGATGATGACAACCAGAGAGCTTCAAAGTCTGCAGATTATAGAGATCACACAATGTCTCAGGCAGCTCCCAAAATGGATTATGAGACAAGTTGAGATGTTTCAGCTTGATCAAAAGGCCTATCTCTTTAGGCAGCTCCCCTAGCCGGTTTCGGCTGAAATCCAACGCCCGGAGGGAGAGCAGACGGCGTATGAAGTCCGGATCAACGCGGTCGAGCTGGGATATGATAGGCGGGGTGTCGTAGAAAGACTGCACCCACAATGTGAAGAGCTTCCCCACATTAGTAACATTGGGGAACTGGCTGCCTTCTGCTCGGACCACGGTTAGGTGTCGGGCCCGCTTGTGTGATGACTCCATCCTCCGTTGGAAATCGAAATTGAACTCGATGACAGAGCACTCGTTCTTCGCGATATAGTGCGCGAAATCATGGACCATATCATGCATTCTAACACTCACAATCCTATCCCTATCTCTCACCACATCTTGGAAAAAGGATCTCATTGCAAGGATTTGCAAGTAGTCTTGCCCTACTCTCTCCGCCTCGACCGAGAAACTCCCGGTCGAGGCAGCCAGGTAGCCATGCGCCATCCAGAGCTGCACGAGGTTGCTAGCCTCAATGGCGTGGTCCTTTGGGAAAAACGCACAGAATGTGAAGCAACGCTTCACATTCGAAGGCAGGTCATAGTAGCTCAACATCAAGGGCGGGAAAAGcccctccgcctccgcctcctccaaCTCCCAAAACTCGCTCCTCAGCACGTCCTCCCACTCTTTAACCGTCGCCTTAAATCTCATCAAACTGGCTATCGCCTTGATAGCCAGAGGCAACCCCTTGCACTTCTCTGCTATCTTCCTCCCGACCTCCTCAAACCTCTCGCGTTTCCTCTCAAGGAACGCGATCTTCTCAAACAAGGTCCACGAGTCCGCCACAGAGAGCCCCCCTAGCCGGAGCAGGTCGCTACTCCCCATGATCCTTGCCACGCTCTCCTTCCTCGTGGTCACGAGGATCGTGCTACCGGCTTTCCCGGTCTTTAAAGACTTTAAAAGTTGCTCCCACTTCCTAAAATCCTCAGTCCAAACATCATCCAAGACTAGCAAGAACCTCTCCCCCTCCACATAGTTCCTAATCTTGGTAACCAATGTCTCAAGCTCAAACAAGTAAGGGGCACTACCCTCGATAAATTCCAAAATCGCCCTCGCGATCCGCACCTCGTCGAAAGGGTCGGACGCGCACACCCATACCGCTCTGTCGAAGTGGTTAACCACCTCGTCAGAGTTGAACGCCAGCTGTGCGAGGGTCGTCTTTCCGACCCCACCCAACCCCACCAATGACACCACATTTAGACCTTTTCCTCGATTCTCGCGGCCCAACAATCGACCAATCAAATTCTCCTTATCCACATCCCTCCCTTCTACCTCGGCATCGTCGATAAACGACGCCGTTTTGGGCCTCTCCAAAATCTCATTACTCAAAACCTCACTAAAATTATACCTTACTTTCTCAGCTGCAATATCTGAAAGCCTCTcgttgattttcttgatctttatCGCTATTTCCCGGCGAAATGCAACTCTATCGAAACCGAAGCAAGGCATGGTGAAGAGAGAGGTCACCTAACAAAGAAGCCAAAACTCAATTTGTAAGACGTTTCCCTCTAAAGTTCAAATTTTGATTCTGTTTTCTGATTATTTGCTTCAATttagtttgaaatttgaaaaaataaaactgaaattttaattaattccttaaaattaattcacaattgagagagagagagagattaccTTTCTAGAGCGAGAAGCTCGGCAGCCGTCGCTTTCAACTTTCTGCATCGCGGTGATCCATTCCGAGAGAACATCTTCAGTGTCGTAGGAAACATCTTTGAGCTTTTCGAGCCAGTCTTTGACGGACTCTTCTTTCACCTGACGCTTCTCTGCGTCGGCGATTACTGCTCTGATCGACTCGAATTCGCTCTTGAGCTTCTTGAATTGGTGGCCGACGCCGCAGACGAGGCTGAGCTCTTCGCGAATCTGCTTTTCGAGGATCGTCGCGACCTGCGTGAGGATGACTGTGATGACTGCATCGGACATGGTTGGTACACAGAGAGAGACTggatttgggcaaattttgattttgtaagAGTTGTTTGAGgcttttatgttttatgttggaGATGTCAAATGTTAGTAACATGAAAATTAAGTGGAAGAAGATTAGAAATTGTGTGGGGAAATTCGATTTTTTCACGAAAATGGCCAAACGAAGGAAGTGATTGAGTAGAGTCGACTTTGTCTTCGTGATTGCCGCGTTATACAATAGTCATAATTAAAGTGTACTGAGAATTActaagaaagagagagtaaTGTTGAGAAATTTCATTGTTGTCACCAAAAATAACCAACTTGGgtctttaaataattttatttagcTGACTTCTACTAGCAAAAACAAGCTAATCTAAAATagactctctccgtcccattaaatataaaatattagaaaatcggcattttattttatgtaatgttgttttgtgagttaatgaagagagggTAAAGTAGAGATGAAAAaatttgtttccattttagaaaacgtttcatttttaatgggacaatctaaaatagaaaatgttttatttttaataggatAGTGAGAATAAAGGTTCTAGTTTTTGGACCATAACCCTGTCTTTTGGGTTGAACTTAATGGATTTGGATCACCAGTTGTGGCTCCAAGCACATGGGATTTAGATTCTAGAATTTTGAAACTATAATGCTTGATTatgaattaaaacaaaaaagaaattgaaaatctGTAAAAAGTTGGGACCAAGACGAACGACATCCCTAGCCTAATCTATGGATCATAAGTAATAACTAAAGCATTCTATCATAATCATACCCAAAAAAATTCCGCTTTCACTAATGAAATTGGTCATAAaacttgttttctttttccaaTTGAAGGGAAAACAGAGGTGATATTTGAAATCTAAACCTCTTTGTTTATAGAAAAGGTCTCCATATTAATTGAAAGTTCcctaaggaaaagaaaaattgtGGAATATCTCCAACACAATATTTTACACATGAATCAAGAATCACTATTTGCAAACAATCTTTGTCGAACTAAGGCCTCAAGTTCCTCAGGTCGATGCTTCATGTTACCTTCAACTAGTAGTAGCCTTGTCTCAGGTTTATTACCAAATTCTTCAATAAATTTTCTATAACGTGGTACCAAAATTTCCGACATACGAAGACGAACTTCATTTCTTAGTTGAAGATCCGGAATCTTCCAAAGAGAATGCAATTCATCAACTTTCTTGAACACATCGTTGAAGCTGTTCAGCCGCCGTCTCACCGCGGCCTTCGACGCCCGCGATCGGAAGCAGCAGCGGCTCGTATAGATCCCATCGCGGCGCAAGCACGTTAGGAACTTTTCGCACGTGGTTGTCTCGTAGCTCGCCCGGGCGGACGCTAGGTCGTCGTTCATCTTGGTGATCAGACGTCCCCCGACCATCTCCTGCAGGTTGGGCGACGCCTCGATCGCCTTCAGGATGCTACGGAGATTGTTCATCGCGAACAGATGCCCTAGACAGGGGTCTCCGTAGCTCCTCGATTTCTTGTCGAGGTTCCTGAGCAGTACTATGACGGTCAGGACCAAGTACTGCTCCAGGAAACCGCTGCCGTTGGCGTACTGCCGCAATTCCTCGTCTGGAATTGCGGTGTCGCCAAAATTCAGCGACGGGGCGGATCTGATCAGCCCCGTGAGCAGGTCTTTATTTTTCACCACTACCTCAATCTGCCCCACCACGAAATTCGTGGTGGGGTGGACCCCGCCCCCGCCCTGCTCGTCTGAGGCTGCCGCATCGTGGAGGATGTCGTGCTGCAGGTCGTACAGCATCCTGACGGCGTCTCCTTGGATGAGAGAGTATGCCTGGGAGCATACGTCCCTGATCCCCTTCCCCGGTGTAGAGGCAAACAAAGCCTCTGTGCTGGGGAGCACCCAAAGGAACGCCTCGTAAACATCGAGAACCGCCGCCATCGTGTGGTGCGGCTGCTTCCTGAGGCTAAGATCCTCCGCAAATCGGAACAGAAGGACCGCGGAGTCCTTCACTGTTCCGATGAAGCAGtcggcggcagcagcggcgtcgACGTCACCGAAGATCTGATCGCAGagtttcttctctctctcgaagAGGATTTTTACGCAGATTTTGGAGACCTGAATCCATAGCTCCATCTTCACCTTGAGCTCGTCTTGGACGTATCTCCTCTGATTGTGATCGCCTCTCAGCTCATCGAAACGGAGTCGTATTAGCTGAGATTGCAATTGGGGCTTTCTCACGCTCTTATAAACCCTAACGCAGTCTTCGATTTTCCCGCGAAAATTCAATCTGGCGGCGATGTTTTTGAGGAAATCGGCGGCGTCGGGGCTGACTGCGTCGCCGGCGGGGGCGTAGTCCTCGAAGCGGAAGGCGTTGGCGGTGCTGTCGGACACGGAGGAGCTCCActcggtggtggtggaggcggggccggggcggcggcggcgctgcGGCGGAGGACGGCTTCGAATTCGGATTTGAGGCGGTCGGTGGCGGTGTGGAGGAGCCTGTCGTTGGAGCCGCGCGCATTGGCGTCGTCGAGCTTGTCGATCGCTTGGAAGTACTGCCGGATCTCGTGGAGGCCGGAGTCGAAGATCAGCTCGTGGCGCGGCCGCGATCGCCACTGGTTGATGGTGTCGACGGCGGATTGCTGGCTGAGGGTTGCGCCCATGATGTTTGATAAAAGTGTTTTCAGCattaagctaaaaaattggaattttggatttgatataattttgatttgatgaAAATGTTTGatgattggattttttttaGTGAGAAGTGGTCATGTTTGGTTGCTGTGGAAAATTCAAACTCATGAGCTTATAAGTATTTGGTGTTAATTGAGTTAATAAGCATAAGCTTAAATTAAGTGAGTTATTGAAGGACGCGTTtggggaaaataaaataaaataaaataaaataaaataaaataaaataaaatattgaaggATACACGAAATCAACACGTAAATGGGGAGAGATGGATTCATTGATGGTTGACCTAGAAGACTTTGGGGGATGAAGAGAGAGAAGACTTTGGGGGATGAAGAGAGAGAAGTGTATTTATTGGGGAATTTAATTTGTTTAGGTCCCATTCACCAATAATATGATAATGGAACTTTGTTTGTTTCTGTGATTGGTGAAAAGAT from Salvia splendens isolate huo1 unplaced genomic scaffold, SspV2 ctg378, whole genome shotgun sequence includes:
- the LOC121789975 gene encoding putative disease resistance protein RGA3, which codes for MSDAVITVILTQVATILEKQIREELSLVCGVGHQFKKLKSEFESIRAVIADAEKRQVKEESVKDWLEKLKDVSYDTEDVLSEWITAMQKVESDGCRASRSRKVTSLFTMPCFGFDRVAFRREIAIKIKKINERLSDIAAEKVRYNFSEVLSNEILERPKTASFIDDAEVEGRDVDKENLIGRLLGRENRGKGLNVVSLVGLGGVGKTTLAQLAFNSDEVVNHFDRAVWVCASDPFDEVRIARAILEFIEGSAPYLFELETLVTKIRNYVEGERFLLVLDDVWTEDFRKWEQLLKSLKTGKAGSTILVTTRKESVARIMGSSDLLRLGGLSVADSWTLFEKIAFLERKRERFEEVGRKIAEKCKGLPLAIKAIASLMRFKATVKEWEDVLRSEFWELEEAEAEGLFPPLMLSYYDLPSNVKRCFTFCAFFPKDHAIEASNLVQLWMAHGYLAASTGSFSVEAERVGQDYLQILAMRSFFQDVVRDRDRIVSVRMHDMVHDFAHYIAKNECSVIEFNFDFQRRMESSHKRARHLTVVRAEGSQFPNVTNVGKLFTLWVQSFYDTPPIISQLDRVDPDFIRRLLSLRALDFSRNRLGELPKEIGLLIKLKHLNLSHNPFWELPETLCDLYNLQTLKLSGCHHLRRLPSKIEKLTNLRHLEIDRTSSLKMLPKGIAELASLQTLNKFIIMNDRSNAACGLVELKSLNNLRGCLKIEGLGFAAGAAEAKKAELRNKARLSDLEMDFSPLIKSDDSQYEVIEALEAPENLESLQITSYGGMSLPRWIMNLTKLQRIILQDCPNCAALPPLASLPLLVTLHLEGLNSMKCLDFDSLGARANGGATLAFPALKKLKISRMERWEEWDVSVGGAAMPRLRCMKISQCGKVKALPALLLRGSMLRKLRIDGCPVLHRLYNKESGELWSEIAHISKVRVS
- the LOC121789971 gene encoding exocyst complex component EXO70A1-like, with the protein product MELWIQVSKICVKILFEREKKLCDQIFGDVDAAAAADCFIGTVKDSAVLLFRFAEDLSLRKQPHHTMAAVLDVYEAFLWVLPSTEALFASTPGKGIRDVCSQAYSLIQGDAVRMLYDLQHDILHDAAASDEQGGGGVHPTTNFVVGQIEVVVKNKDLLTGLIRSAPSLNFGDTAIPDEELRQYANGSGFLEQYLVLTVIVLLRNLDKKSRSYGDPCLGHLFAMNNLRSILKAIEASPNLQEMVGGRLITKMNDDLASARASYETTTCEKFLTCLRRDGIYTSRCCFRSRASKAAVRRRLNSFNDVFKKVDELHSLWKIPDLQLRNEVRLRMSEILVPRYRKFIEEFGNKPETRLLLVEGNMKHRPEELEALVRQRLFANSDS
- the LOC121789972 gene encoding allergen Asp f 7 homolog; this translates as MGATLSQQSAVDTINQWRSRPRHELIFDSGLHEIRQYFQAIDKLDDANARGSNDRLLHTATDRLKSEFEAVLRRSAAAAPAPPPPPPSGAPPCPTAPPTPSASRTTPPPATQSAPTPPISSKTSPPD